The Deltaproteobacteria bacterium HGW-Deltaproteobacteria-6 genome includes the window TTTGACGGTCACAAAAGGCATTCCGGTCTCCATATAATGAAAGAAGACTTCATTAAGATTGCGGCATTCATCTTCCATTACACCGGTTGCAATTTCAATTCCTGCGCGTTTCAGGCGGTTCACGCCCTGACAGGAGACCAGCGGGTTGGAATCAGTCGTGCCGATTACAACCCGCGCGATTTTATGCCGGATAATGAGATCCGTACAAGGGGGTGTTTTGCCATGGTGGCAGCAGGGTTCCAGCGTCACATAGAGCGTGGAACCGGCGACATCTTCCGTTGCGCTTTGAATCGCATTGACTTCCGCGTGATTCTGACCGCAGCATTGATGATACCCCTGGCCGACGATTCGTTCATTCTTGACCAGAACGGCGCCGACCATCGGATTGGGGCTGGCGTAGCCACTGCCCTTGGCGGCCAGTTTTATGGCCAGTTTCATATAGTGTTCATCATCCATGGTGATTTTATTACCTCATTGACCAAACCAATGCAAAGAAATTTATTGTTGATGCCCTTACTGTTATGTTAAGACGTCACTAAAGTACCGGCGCCGCGAATTTCGCAAGAAATGATCATTTTTGGTGATTAGAATCACAATATTGCTATTGACTTCTGCCGAAAAAAAAATATGATGTGCATCCAAGCTGAAAAGGGCAAACCATCTGAAAAGGCGGGACGCAAAGTTACTGGCCTAAGTCTTTGAAAGGATAAGGCGGCAGGGCTGCGGGGCTGTTCGAAAAAAGTCCGGTATTCCTGAACAAATCACATTGATATAAAGAAATTACAATTAAAAAAAGGTTTGCCATGGTTTTGTTTCTTTATTGTCTTATCTTCATTTTCGGCGCCGTCATCGGCAGTTTCCTCAATGTCTGCATCTTTCGCATACCGGCTGAGGAATCCATTGTCAGACCTCTTTCCCGGTGCCCCGCCTGTCACCACCCGATTCGCTTTTATGACAATATCCCGATCATCAGTTTTATCCTTCTCCGCGCCAGATGCCGGGACTGCGGTGAAAAGATTTCATGGCGCTACCCGATGGTGGAGTTGATTACCGGCCTTCTGGCCTTGTTGCTGTTCATGAAATACGGCCTCACGCTCATTTTCCTCGTTTACTTTATTTTTACCGCAGTTTTGATTATCATCAGCTTCATCGATCTGGATCATCAGATTATTCCTGATATCTTATCCTTACCCGGCATCCCCGTCTTTTTCATTTTAGCTGTGTTTGTTGTGAAAGTGCCCTGGATGGAGGCGGCAATCGGTCTGCTAGTCGGCGGTGGTGTCCTTTTTACCATTGCCTTTGTTTATGAGTTGATAACCAAGCGCGAAGGAATGGGCGGCGGTGACATTAAATTGCTGGGCATGATTGGCGGATTTTTAGGATGGAAATCGTTGATTTTCATTTTGCTGGTCAGTTCTCTGCTGGGAGCAGTGGTAGGCATTGCCGTTATGGTGATAAAAAAACAGGATATGAAATATGCTGTTCCCTTCGGGCCGTTTTTGTCGGCGGCGGCAGTCGCCTATCTGTTTTTTGGCGATGTTTTTATGAGATTCCTCTTGTGGCCGCAATATTAAAATGGACGGTGAAAATAACCGGCGAATATGTTTAAATCACCAAATTGGATAATAATGTTTTAACACAGAGAAAATTGACAGGAGAGATGATTAAGCGTAATATGCTGTTATGAAAAATAATATGTATCGTTTCGTGATAATAGATTAATAGAGACGTTACATAATGGCATGTGTCTTGCGGGACCTACAACCTTGAAAGTTAATTGGTCTAGGGGTTAATTTTGCAATTAAATACTAAAAAAGGCTTCAGCTTAGTTGAATTG containing:
- a CDS encoding prepilin peptidase, with the translated sequence MVLFLYCLIFIFGAVIGSFLNVCIFRIPAEESIVRPLSRCPACHHPIRFYDNIPIISFILLRARCRDCGEKISWRYPMVELITGLLALLLFMKYGLTLIFLVYFIFTAVLIIISFIDLDHQIIPDILSLPGIPVFFILAVFVVKVPWMEAAIGLLVGGGVLFTIAFVYELITKREGMGGGDIKLLGMIGGFLGWKSLIFILLVSSLLGAVVGIAVMVIKKQDMKYAVPFGPFLSAAAVAYLFFGDVFMRFLLWPQY